The Euphorbia lathyris chromosome 2, ddEupLath1.1, whole genome shotgun sequence genome includes a window with the following:
- the LOC136219354 gene encoding purple acid phosphatase 15-like: MLISLFPLFFSLLLLCSSTIFHGDFPTTLQGPFTPVTVPLDNKTYHGNALDLPATNPQIQKIGEPFQPEQISVSLSSDYDSVWISWLTGDFQIGDNITPLDPESVASVVVYGIFKSGTTYEETGYSLVYNQLYPFGGLRNYSSAIIHHVRLTGLEPGTLYQYQCGDPSIPLMSGIYYFRTMPVSSPTEYPRRIAVVGDLGLTYNTSGTLGHLLSNHPDLVILVGGFSYADTYLTNGTASACYSCSPLQTPICETYQPRWDYWGRFMQPLLANVPTMMVGGKHEIERQVEDEIFVAYSSRFAFPSEESGSSSTVYYSFNAGGVHFVVLSAYIPFDKSSDQYEWLEGDLYDFDRNITPWLVVTLYPSWYSTFKDYYREAECMRAEMEELFYEYGVDIVFNAHVHAYERSNRVYNYSLDPCGPVYITVGDGGTKENMSISHADDPGNCPEPYSTVDEEMGGFCAFNFTSGPAAGKFCWEKQPEYSAYRESSYGHGILEVKNETHALWSWHRNQEYYEIARDIVYIVREPERCLVNQRY, translated from the exons ATGCTGATTTCATTATTTCCTCTCTTCTTCTCACTTCTTCTTCTATGCAGCTCAACCATTTTTCATGGCGATTTCCCTACTACCCTTCAAGGCCCCTTCACTCCTGTCACCGTTCCTCTTGACAACAAGACCTACCATGGAAATGCTCTAGACTTGCCGGCAACTAACCCTCAAATTCAGAAAATTGGGGAACCTTTTCAGCCTGAACAAATCTCTGTTTCTCTCTCTTCAGATTATGACTCTGTCTGGATTTCTTGGCTCACAG GGGATTTCCAAATTGGTGATAACATAACACCATTAGATCCTGAATCAGTTGCTAGTGTTGTTGTGTATGGAATCTTCAAGTCGGGAACAACTTATGAGGAAACGGGTTATTCACTTGTTTATAACCAATTATACCCTTTTGGAGGCCTTCGAAACTACAGTTCCGCGATCATACATCATGTTCGTCTCACAG GGCTGGAACCTGGCACACTGTATCAATATCAATGTGGAGATCCTTCTATACCATTAATGAGTGGTATCTATTATTTTAGAACTATGCCAGTCTCCAGTCCCACAGAATATCCTAGAAGAATAGCTGTGGTTGGAGACTTAGGACTTACCTACAATACCAGCGGAACACTTGGTCACTTGCTCAGTAACCATCCTGATCTTGTTATTTTAGTTGGGGGTTTCAGTTATGCTGACACCTATCTCACCAATGGAACTGCGTCTGCTTGTTACTCTTGCTCGCCTTTACAAACTCCTATCTGCGAAACATATCAGCCACGTTGGGATTACTGGGGCAG GTTTATGCAGCCTCTGCTGGCTAATGTTCCAACGATGATGGTAGGCGGGAAGCACGAAATAGAAAGACAGGTTGAAGATGAGATATTTGTCGCTTATAGTTCTCGATTCGCATTCCCATCTGAAGAAAGTGGCTCATCATCGACAGTGTACTATTCTTTTAATGCAGGGGGTGTGCATTTTGTGGTGCTCAGTGCCTACATTCCCTTTGACAAATCAT CCGATCAATACGAATGGTTGGAAGGAGACCTCTACGACTTTGACAGGAACATAACTCCTTGGTTGGTGGTTACTCTGTACCCTTCTTGGTATAGCACCTTCAAAGACTATTACAGAGAAGCAGAATGTATGCGAGCCGAAATGGAAGAACTATTCTATGAATACGGTGTTGACATTGTATTCAATGCACAT GTTCATGCATATGAGCGATCGAATCGTGTTTACAATTATAGTTTGGATCCGTGCGGTCCAGTTTATATCACAGTTGGTGACGGTGGAACTAAGGAGAACATGTCAATTAGCCATGCTGATGATCCTGGAAATTGTCCTGAACCATATAGTACAGTAGATGAAGAAATGGGCGGGTTCTGTGCATTCAATTTTACATCAGGCCCTGCTGCTGGCAAGTTTTGCTGGGAGAAGCAGCCTGAATATAGTGCTTACAGAGAAAGCAGCTATGGTCATGGCATATTAGAG GTGAAAAATGAGACTCATGCTCTATGGAGTTGGCACCGCAATCAGGAATACTACGAAATTGCTCGCGATATCGTATATATTGTACGGGAACCTGAAAGGTGTCTGGTTAACCAAAGGTATTAA